In one Natronosalvus amylolyticus genomic region, the following are encoded:
- a CDS encoding electron transfer flavoprotein subunit alpha/FixB family protein encodes MSETPAGSGIDIDDYEDVWVFIEEHAGEVMPVSWELLEEGKKLTDKLGQDLVALVIGEDVDDVAEEALELGADRVLVADDPVFEPYRADPYGAQFRAMVEDRKPTIVLIGGTHTGRDFAGRVAVPAHAGLTADVTEIDVDDDGLLQARRPAFGGDILATILCEDHRPQMATIRPGVFEAGERDADVEIDDDVITSVDVVVDESDTLSEVLEREVGDTADITEAERIVAVGAGVEGDLDPAVELAEALGADLAASRAAVDEGWIDGSRQVGQTGKTVRPELYVAIGISGAIQHIEGMNKSGTVIAINNDPNAPIFEHADYGIVGDFATVCPELTETLRERDGMEVKA; translated from the coding sequence ATGAGCGAGACACCAGCAGGGAGTGGTATCGATATCGACGACTACGAAGACGTCTGGGTGTTCATCGAGGAACACGCCGGCGAGGTCATGCCGGTCTCGTGGGAACTGCTCGAGGAAGGCAAGAAGCTCACGGACAAACTGGGACAGGACCTCGTGGCGCTGGTCATCGGCGAGGATGTCGATGACGTGGCTGAGGAGGCACTCGAGCTCGGTGCTGACCGCGTTCTCGTCGCCGACGATCCGGTGTTCGAGCCCTACCGGGCTGACCCCTACGGAGCGCAGTTCCGGGCGATGGTCGAAGACCGGAAACCGACCATCGTCCTCATCGGTGGCACCCACACCGGCCGTGACTTCGCCGGACGAGTCGCCGTTCCGGCTCACGCCGGGTTGACGGCCGACGTAACCGAAATCGATGTCGACGACGACGGCCTCTTGCAGGCCCGTCGGCCCGCCTTCGGCGGAGACATCCTCGCGACGATTCTCTGTGAGGACCACCGGCCACAGATGGCGACCATCCGACCCGGCGTCTTCGAAGCCGGCGAACGGGACGCGGACGTCGAAATCGATGACGATGTAATCACGTCTGTCGACGTCGTGGTCGACGAATCCGACACGCTCAGCGAAGTGCTCGAGCGCGAGGTCGGTGACACCGCGGATATCACCGAAGCGGAACGAATCGTTGCCGTCGGGGCTGGCGTCGAGGGTGACCTCGACCCGGCTGTCGAACTGGCGGAGGCACTCGGTGCCGACCTGGCAGCGAGTCGTGCCGCGGTCGACGAAGGCTGGATCGATGGCTCGAGGCAGGTCGGGCAGACGGGGAAAACCGTCCGACCCGAACTGTACGTCGCTATCGGTATCAGCGGTGCTATCCAGCACATCGAAGGGATGAACAAATCCGGAACGGTGATCGCGATCAACAACGATCCGAACGCGCCAATCTTCGAACACGCCGACTACGGCATCGTTGGCGACTTCGCCACCGTCTGCCCGGAGCTGACGGAGACGCTTCGTGAGCGCGACGGTATGGAGGTGAAAGCATGA
- a CDS encoding electron transfer flavoprotein subunit beta/FixA family protein translates to MKWTIVVGVKQVPDADEVGIDPDTGRLDRANAPAVMNPPDRDALEAALSIKDAVDARVVAMTMGPPMATPVLEEAVAMGCDDAVLITDRAFAGSDTWPTSLTLARAADYLGADIVMAGEETTDSSTGQVPPGIAAHNGWAQLTYVEDVEARPETNQLVARRDVEGGYERVAADLPVVVAVAYGEFEPRPAPLHRKLYAENDFEPVQLTAEDLGIKDEVGLDVSPTSVGGMETVQPVERKSEVIDSADDLADQIQEVML, encoded by the coding sequence CGACCCGGATACCGGTCGCCTGGACCGGGCAAATGCACCCGCCGTGATGAACCCGCCGGACAGAGACGCCCTCGAGGCGGCCCTCTCGATCAAAGACGCGGTCGACGCTCGCGTCGTCGCGATGACGATGGGGCCGCCGATGGCGACGCCGGTGCTCGAGGAAGCCGTCGCGATGGGCTGTGACGATGCCGTGCTCATCACTGACCGTGCCTTCGCCGGGAGTGACACGTGGCCGACCAGCCTGACGTTGGCGAGGGCGGCCGATTACCTCGGTGCCGACATCGTCATGGCTGGCGAGGAGACAACCGACTCCTCGACTGGCCAGGTGCCGCCGGGCATCGCCGCCCACAATGGCTGGGCACAACTGACGTACGTCGAAGACGTCGAAGCCCGACCGGAAACGAACCAACTCGTCGCCAGGCGCGACGTCGAGGGTGGGTACGAGCGCGTTGCCGCCGATCTGCCTGTCGTCGTCGCTGTCGCCTACGGCGAGTTCGAGCCACGGCCCGCGCCGTTGCACCGGAAACTGTACGCCGAAAACGATTTCGAGCCGGTGCAGTTGACTGCCGAGGATCTGGGAATCAAAGACGAGGTCGGCCTCGATGTTTCCCCAACCTCCGTTGGTGGCATGGAAACCGTCCAGCCAGTCGAACGGAAGAGCGAGGTCATCGATTCGGCTGACGATCTGGCCGACCAGATCCAGGAGGTGATGTTATGA
- a CDS encoding DUF4234 domain-containing protein, with translation MSATPQVTDRSAFKEGSLGMQALLAIITLGLYTIYWTYKTANTLDQGTDQSLTPILAVIPVVNIIAFWQISNAGEAVTEQGAIPVFLLFLFFPIISWYWVQSGINSVASQ, from the coding sequence ATGTCTGCAACACCACAAGTTACGGACAGATCGGCATTCAAAGAAGGGTCGCTCGGGATGCAGGCCCTCCTCGCGATAATCACACTTGGCCTGTATACGATTTACTGGACGTACAAAACGGCAAACACCCTCGATCAGGGAACAGACCAGAGCCTAACCCCAATCTTGGCAGTCATTCCAGTCGTGAACATTATCGCATTCTGGCAGATTTCCAACGCGGGCGAGGCTGTTACGGAGCAGGGTGCAATACCCGTTTTCCTCTTGTTCCTTTTCTTCCCGATAATCTCTTGGTATTGGGTCCAGAGTGGGATTAATTCCGTCGCATCCCAGTAA
- a CDS encoding pyridoxal phosphate-dependent aminotransferase has translation MAEFSTRVEAVSISGIREVFEAAGDDAINLGIGQPDFPTPDHARQAAIDAIQSGDTDAYTSNKGILPLREAISSAYDRNYGIDVDPNDAIVTAGGSEALHLALEAHVDPGQEVIFPDPGFVAYDALTKLAGGTPKPVDLRADLTLDPAAVEAAITDETAAFVINSPGNPTGAVQSEADIREFARIADEHDVLCISDEVYEHIVFEGEHHSPLAYANTDNVVVVSACSKTYSMTGWRLGWVIGSNRRIERMLRVHQYCQACASAPAQYAAEAALSGPQDCVTEMRESFQERRDVVLDGLEDAGLEVPTPQGAFYAMPKVPEGWCDEVLSRGVVVVPGEAFGANGEGYARLSYATGMEDLKDALEIMHAATDAVR, from the coding sequence ATGGCGGAGTTTTCCACCCGTGTCGAGGCGGTATCGATCAGCGGCATCCGCGAAGTGTTCGAAGCGGCCGGCGACGATGCGATCAACCTCGGCATCGGACAACCTGACTTTCCGACGCCCGATCACGCCCGACAGGCTGCCATCGACGCCATCCAGTCGGGAGACACCGACGCCTACACCTCCAACAAAGGCATTCTCCCGCTCCGGGAGGCTATCTCGAGCGCGTACGACCGCAACTACGGCATCGACGTCGACCCGAACGACGCTATCGTGACTGCAGGGGGCAGCGAAGCGCTTCACCTGGCGCTCGAGGCACACGTCGACCCCGGTCAGGAAGTCATCTTCCCGGATCCCGGATTCGTCGCGTACGATGCCCTGACGAAACTGGCTGGCGGGACCCCCAAACCGGTCGACCTTCGAGCGGACCTGACACTCGACCCCGCTGCCGTCGAGGCGGCGATCACCGACGAGACGGCCGCCTTCGTGATCAACAGCCCCGGGAACCCCACGGGTGCCGTCCAGAGTGAGGCCGACATTCGCGAGTTTGCTCGGATTGCCGACGAACACGACGTCCTCTGTATCTCCGATGAGGTGTACGAACACATCGTCTTCGAGGGCGAACACCACTCGCCGCTCGCGTACGCGAACACGGACAACGTGGTCGTCGTGAGCGCCTGCTCGAAAACGTACTCGATGACCGGCTGGCGGCTGGGCTGGGTCATCGGCTCGAATCGACGCATCGAACGCATGCTTCGGGTCCACCAGTACTGTCAGGCCTGTGCCTCCGCCCCGGCCCAGTACGCCGCCGAAGCCGCGCTCTCGGGTCCACAGGATTGTGTCACAGAGATGCGTGAGTCCTTTCAGGAGCGCCGCGACGTCGTCCTCGACGGCCTCGAGGATGCGGGTCTCGAAGTACCGACCCCCCAGGGCGCGTTCTACGCGATGCCGAAGGTACCCGAGGGCTGGTGTGACGAAGTCCTCTCTCGAGGCGTCGTCGTCGTTCCCGGAGAGGCCTTCGGCGCGAACGGCGAGGGCTACGCCCGCCTCTCGTATGCGACAGGCATGGAGGACCTGAAAGACGCGCTCGAGATTATGCACGCGGCCACGGACGCGGTTCGGTAA
- a CDS encoding ferredoxin family protein yields MSATPQVPTMQNDSMEDRLYTVSYDDPGESHLDVKVPDICTDSCETSDCMAVCPADVWRREDTDDLPTIAYENCLECSSCRFACPYDNVSWEYPTTGSGVTYKRG; encoded by the coding sequence ATGAGTGCAACCCCACAGGTTCCGACGATGCAAAACGACTCGATGGAAGACCGACTGTACACGGTGTCCTACGACGACCCCGGTGAGTCCCACCTCGACGTGAAGGTCCCGGACATCTGTACGGACTCGTGTGAAACGAGTGATTGTATGGCGGTCTGCCCTGCCGACGTCTGGCGTCGGGAGGATACCGACGATCTGCCGACCATCGCCTACGAGAACTGTCTCGAGTGCTCGAGTTGCCGGTTTGCCTGCCCGTACGACAACGTCAGCTGGGAGTATCCGACGACGGGGTCGGGTGTCACGTACAAGCGTGGATAG
- a CDS encoding DUF6517 family protein, which produces MMDRRTALAAGCTGLVSATAGCIGFVLGDESLEYIAEPILPSEPALERTGYELSDQGWLGIGETIGERDIGAAAWSGTYTNDVTIQGQSQEAAIFACLSMPKIEVAGSPINPFADMTPRELLEEFGDEVDSEFDDIAQPQPTGDSFSLPMLGEARIIEEFISETRIQGEPIELLLWITTFTHRDDVIIVFGGFPRQLADEGVLIEDLMESVEHPPEGDRGIPEANTDEGIDDGL; this is translated from the coding sequence ATGATGGATCGGAGAACAGCACTCGCCGCCGGGTGTACCGGACTGGTGTCGGCGACTGCTGGCTGCATCGGCTTCGTGCTGGGCGACGAATCACTCGAGTACATCGCCGAGCCGATTTTGCCGTCGGAACCGGCCCTCGAACGGACGGGCTACGAACTGAGCGATCAGGGCTGGCTAGGAATCGGCGAGACGATCGGCGAGCGCGATATCGGTGCCGCCGCGTGGTCTGGGACCTACACGAACGACGTCACGATTCAGGGCCAGAGTCAGGAAGCAGCTATCTTCGCGTGCCTCTCCATGCCCAAAATCGAAGTCGCCGGCTCACCGATCAATCCCTTCGCCGATATGACCCCGCGAGAACTGCTCGAGGAGTTTGGCGACGAAGTCGATTCGGAGTTCGACGACATCGCCCAGCCACAACCGACTGGCGACTCATTTTCGCTCCCGATGCTTGGTGAGGCGCGGATCATCGAGGAGTTCATTTCCGAGACGAGAATACAGGGTGAGCCCATCGAGTTGCTCCTCTGGATCACCACGTTCACCCACCGGGATGACGTTATCATCGTATTCGGAGGGTTCCCGAGACAACTCGCCGACGAAGGGGTTCTCATCGAAGACCTGATGGAGTCCGTCGAGCATCCACCGGAAGGCGACCGCGGCATTCCGGAGGCGAACACTGACGAAGGTATCGACGACGGGTTGTGA
- a CDS encoding FAD-dependent oxidoreductase, producing the protein MSDKSTQAAGATLLDERAGDAALEAPNYDNDFDAIIVGAGLAGSAAALTMAQRGLEPLLIERGKYPGAKNVFGGVLYTPTIRELTDLDSAPFERYIGEKRFSMLSHDDETAVSLKPGDWHREPHNDSYTVFRGDFDEWFAEQAVEAGATLVTETTVTNLVREGGGIVGVQTDRPDGEIRAPYVVLAEGGNSLVSEGADLKAREDRTNIAVAAKEVLEFPENDEAIEDRFRLVGDAGVSYHYFGEGAVGEAYGGGFIYTNDDTVSVGVAYSLDDAATKRQSPEETLNLFKSHPAVAPLLKDARTVEYSAKTIPEGGAETMPDLVHDGAVIVGDAAGLVLNNGVHLEGTNMAVESGYYAGDAIAEAAENGKTGASALQSYPERLENSYVVQNLERYAWLTERVEEDRDLLFEQLPRAIADASTEYFRMDRSPKATHAKAAKQRIFETLGGWKGATKLALRYRKLVR; encoded by the coding sequence ATGAGCGATAAATCTACACAGGCGGCTGGTGCGACACTCCTCGACGAGCGGGCTGGCGACGCCGCCCTCGAGGCACCGAACTACGACAACGACTTCGATGCCATCATCGTCGGGGCGGGCCTCGCCGGGAGCGCCGCGGCGCTGACGATGGCACAGCGCGGCCTCGAGCCATTGCTTATCGAGCGTGGCAAGTACCCGGGGGCGAAGAACGTCTTCGGCGGCGTGCTCTACACGCCGACGATCCGGGAGCTAACCGATCTGGATTCAGCACCATTCGAGCGCTACATCGGCGAGAAGCGCTTCAGTATGCTGAGCCACGACGACGAGACTGCTGTCTCGCTCAAACCCGGTGACTGGCACCGCGAACCCCACAACGACTCCTACACGGTATTCCGTGGGGACTTCGACGAATGGTTCGCCGAGCAGGCCGTCGAGGCGGGTGCGACCCTCGTCACCGAAACCACGGTTACGAACCTGGTCCGTGAAGGCGGCGGCATCGTCGGTGTCCAAACGGACCGGCCCGATGGTGAGATTCGCGCGCCGTACGTCGTCCTCGCCGAGGGCGGCAACTCGCTCGTGAGTGAGGGAGCAGACCTCAAGGCGAGAGAAGACCGTACAAACATCGCTGTCGCCGCGAAAGAAGTGCTCGAGTTCCCCGAGAACGACGAAGCTATCGAAGATCGGTTCCGGCTGGTTGGTGACGCCGGTGTCTCCTATCATTACTTCGGTGAAGGGGCCGTCGGCGAGGCCTACGGTGGCGGGTTCATCTACACGAACGACGACACGGTCAGTGTCGGTGTCGCTTACAGCCTCGACGACGCGGCGACCAAACGCCAGTCGCCCGAGGAGACGCTGAACCTGTTCAAGAGCCACCCGGCCGTCGCACCGTTGCTGAAAGACGCCCGAACCGTCGAGTACAGCGCGAAGACGATTCCCGAGGGCGGCGCCGAGACGATGCCCGATCTCGTCCACGACGGGGCGGTCATCGTCGGCGACGCTGCGGGCCTCGTCCTCAACAATGGCGTCCACCTCGAGGGGACGAACATGGCCGTCGAAAGCGGCTACTACGCCGGCGACGCAATCGCCGAGGCCGCAGAAAACGGGAAGACGGGGGCGTCCGCGCTCCAGTCGTACCCCGAGCGCCTCGAGAACTCGTACGTGGTGCAAAATCTCGAGCGCTACGCGTGGCTCACCGAGCGCGTCGAAGAGGACCGTGATCTGCTGTTCGAACAGCTACCGCGGGCGATTGCGGACGCGAGCACCGAGTACTTCCGGATGGACCGCTCCCCGAAAGCGACCCACGCGAAAGCCGCCAAACAGCGGATATTCGAGACGCTGGGTGGCTGGAAAGGCGCAACGAAACTGGCCCTGCGATACCGTAAACTGGTGAGATAA